Below is a genomic region from Armatimonadota bacterium.
CGTAACATGCGCGCCTCTGCAGGCCCGAAGAGAGGTTTTTAACAAGATCGTCTGCGCGGTCGGCGATATCAACCTCATCAAGCGCCTGGTCTATTCTGGCTCTTCCGACATATCCCCTTGCTGATGACAAAAACCTCAGGTTTTCACGGACTGTAAGCTCGCCGTAAAGCCGAACGTCCGGCGCAACCAGCCCAACAATATCTCGAACACAGTCATGCGGCACGCGAACACCGTCTATCTCCAGACTGACTTGGCCTTCAGTCGGAGTGAGCAGATCGGCGATGATCCGCATAAGAGTGGATTTACCGGATCCGTTCGGGCCGGTAATTGCCATACGAGCGCCATCGAACACGAAGTCGATGCCATGCAGGACTTCACGGTCGTCATACTCATGGCTCAGGTTTGAAATCTGCAGCTTAACCATAGGCACATCAATTATCCCATCCCGGATGAAGATGGTCAAGCTGAGCGTTAAATACGGTGACACTGCAATTATAGCTGCGATTGTGGATTATTTGCCGCGATTTTATCGCAATTGCCTCCAGCACCGCTTGCACGGGCTGCCCGAAAAGTGGTATATTATATTGCAATTGTCGTGGGCCCATAGCTCAGCGGTAGAGCGGGCGGCTCATAACCGCTTGGTCCTTGGTTCGAATCCGAGTGGGCCCACCAACTAACAAATCCGCATGTGATTTAAGCTCAAAAACACCCCTAAAATGAACCAAGGACGGTTGTAAAATAGGCCTAACCGTCCTTGGATTTGTAAATTCCCGCTAACCGTCCTTGGTTCAAAATTGCCGTGATTACAGCCCTTTTTGGGAGGTTCATCATGGCTGAAAATGTCGTCAGAATACCAGGTTTTACAGGGATTGCAGATACCTTTGACTCCGCTATTAGCGCATTCAAGACATACTGCAGGAGTCGTAACCTATCCCCCAACACCATCGACTACTACGGATACTGCCTGCTCTCATTAACCCGCTTCCTTGAAGCACACTACCAGGCCTTGACCCCACGGGATGTAACCTGCCAGGTCGTGCGGGAATATCTGCTTGACCAAACGGACAGGAACAGCCCGTCCACGGCCTGCCATTGCCATACCACGTTATGCGTTTTCTTCGGATACCTGCAGTCCGAAGGTTTCCTCGAATCCAACCCTATGACCCATGTAGACAAGCCCAAACGCCGTAAGACAGTCATCAACACGTTCTCTATGAAGCAAGTCGATGATATCCTTGCTACGTGTAAGCGTGACTTCGCCAGTATCCGTGACAAGGCAATCATTATGATGCTTGTTGATTGCGGACTTCGCGCCTCTGAGCTTTGCGGTATCACAGTCAATGACTTCGATTGGGCAGAGTCCACCGTGCTTGTCTTGGGCAAAGGCGATAAGGAACGCATAGTCCCCTTTGG
It encodes:
- a CDS encoding ABC transporter ATP-binding protein, which translates into the protein MVKLQISNLSHEYDDREVLHGIDFVFDGARMAITGPNGSGKSTLMRIIADLLTPTEGQVSLEIDGVRVPHDCVRDIVGLVAPDVRLYGELTVRENLRFLSSARGYVGRARIDQALDEVDIADRADDLVKNLSSGLQRRACYAAALIHDPLVLLLDEPSANLDKKGIEMTRSVIDRRSKRGIAVLATNDRDEAAICESCLDLGEVGR
- a CDS encoding tyrosine-type recombinase/integrase, which translates into the protein MAENVVRIPGFTGIADTFDSAISAFKTYCRSRNLSPNTIDYYGYCLLSLTRFLEAHYQALTPRDVTCQVVREYLLDQTDRNSPSTACHCHTTLCVFFGYLQSEGFLESNPMTHVDKPKRRKTVINTFSMKQVDDILATCKRDFASIRDKAIIMMLVDCGLRASELCGITVNDFDWAESTVLVLGKGDKERIVPFGQATRQALNAYNARRGSIDTDAYFVSTLGTALDRHRLREIIEQRCELAKITGVRCSPHTFRHTFAVQYLRNGGDVFSLQKMLGHSSLDMTRKYAELSQTDVMDKHRLYSPADRLQSAKQTNGRKRLK